The genomic stretch GGTGCGTGAGGATGGCCAGGTCCAGGGGGCCCGTCACCAGCTCCTTCAGCCGCGCCGCCAGCCGCTCCCGGGCCTCCGGCGGGCCGCCGTCGACGAGCACCGTCTTGCCCGTCGGGGAGATGATGAGGGCCGCGTCTCCCTGGCCCACGTCGAAGAAGTGCACCGTGAGGGGCTTGCCCGGGCCCGGCGTGGGGAGCGCGTCCGTGGCGAGGCTCGGAAGCGCGGTCAGCAGGAGGGCGAGGACGCAGGACGACCGGACGAAGGACATCACGGCGGGGGACTCTACCGCCTGGCACCCACTCTCGGTACCTCGTGTGTGAGTGGCATGTGGCGGACCGTCCGAGCGCTTCCCGAGGGACGCGAAGTGCGTTAAGGGGCCGCCATGTCCGACTCCAGGGACCTCTCCCGTTTCGTCGAGGAAATCGCGGCGCGGCTCCGCCGCCACATGAGCGAGTGGATGGCCGGGAGCGACGCGCCGCCCGCGGAGGCGGTCGCCGCCGTCGAACCCGGCGCCTGGCCCTCCACGGGGCCTGTCGAGATGGAGTCCCTGCGCTCCGTCGCGGACGTGGCGCCGTACATCGACCACACGCTGCTCAAGCCGGAGGCCCGCACCGAGGACGTGGTGAAGGTGGCCGAGGAGGCGCGGCGGTACGGCTTCGCCACGGTGTGCGTGAACAGCTCTCACGTGGCCACGGCCGCGAAGGTGCTGGAGGGGGCGAAGACGGTGCCCATCGCCGTGGTGGGCTTCCCGCTGGGCGTGGCGCTGCCATCCGCCAAGGCGTTCGAGGCGCGCGAGGCCATCCGCGCCGGGGCGCGTGAAATCGACATGGTCATCCACGTGGGCGCGCTCAAGGCCCGCGAGTTCGCGCGCGTCCACCAGGACATCGTCGCGGTGGTGGAGGCCAGCCGGCCGTGGCCGGTGAAGGTCATCCTGGAGACGTCGCTCCTGACGGACGAGGAGAAGGTCTTCGCCTGCCTGCTCTCCAAGTCCGCCGGCGCCGCCTTCGTGAAGACGTCCACGGGCTTCGGGACGGGTGGGGCGACGGTGGAGGACGTGGCGCTGATGCGCCTGACGGTGGGCGAGGACGTGGGCGTGAAGGCGTCCGGCGGCATCCGTTCCGCCGATGACGCGATGAAGATGCTGCGCGCGGGCGCCAACCGCCTGGGCGCGTCCGCGTCCGTGGCCATCGTCACCGGGCAGGTCTCCAGCGCGAAGTACTGACACGGCGGTGGCGACGTGAACGCGAAACAGCGCGAGGAATTCAAGAAGCTGCTCCTGGCCCTCCACGCCGAACTGACGGAGAAGGCGCCCGCGAAAATCGAACCCAACCGCACGGACGACGCGCGCATCGGCGGCGACGAGGACGAGCAGCCGCTCAACGAGATGATGCAGGCCATCGCCTCCAACCGGAACCGGAACTCGGACGGCGTGCTGGCGCGGGTCATCAAGGCGCTGGGCAAGCTGCGCGACGACCCGGACGCCTATGGCGAGTGCGAGGAGTGCGGCGACGAGATTCCGCTCGGCCGCCTGCGCGCCATGCCCTACGCCGAACTGTGCGTGACGTGCCAGGGCGGCAAGGACAACCCCAAGGGGCGTCACACGCGCCGCAAGCTCACCGACTACACCTGAACAACGCGGCGCTCGTGCCACGCGGCCCGCGCGCCCTCACCACTGGACGAGGCAGCGAGGCCCTCATGAACGACACCGGACTCAGAGAGCGGGCGGAGGCGTGGCGCCAGGCGGACCCGGACCCCACCACCCAGGCGGAGCTGGCGGAGGTGCTCGCCCGGGGAGACCACGCGGACCTGGCGGACCGCTTCGCGCAGGACCTCGAGTTCGGCACCGCGGGCCTGCGCGGCGTGCTGGGCGCGGGGCCCAACCGCATGAACCGCGCCGTGGTGCGGCGCACCACCGCGGGCCTGGCGCGCTACCTCAAGCAGCACGTGCCGGACGCCGCCACCCGGGGCGTGGTCGTGGGACGCGACGCGCGCCGCCTGAGCGCGGAGCTGGCCGAGGACACCGCCGCCGTCCTGGCCGCCGAGGGCATCCCCGCCCACGTCTTCCCCGTGCCGGTGCCCACGCCGCTCGCCGCGTACGCGTGCCTCCACCTGAACGCCGCCGCCGCCATCATGGTGACGGCGAGCCACAACCCCCCCGAGTACAACGGCTACAAGGTGTACTGGGGCAACGGCGCGCAGATCATCCCCCCGCATGACACCGGCATCGCCGCCGCCATCGCCCAGGTGGAGGCCGCCAACCGCGTGCCGCTGCTCACCGTGGAGGCCGCGCGCGCGAAGGGGCTGTGGCGCGACATCCCGGACGCGCTGGGGGACGACTACGTGCGCGCCATCCTCGGGCTGCGCGTCCACAAGAAGGGCTCCGACACGCTGTCCATCGTCTACACGGCCATGCACGGCGTGGGCGGCGTCTGGGCGGAGCGCGCCCTGCGCGAGGCGGGCTTCCCCCGCTTCACCCCCGTCGCCGAGCAGCAGCAGCCCGACGGCCGCTTCCCCACCGTGCGCTTCCCCAACCCGGAGGAGCCCGGCGCCATGGACCTGTCGACCGCCACCGCCGAGCGCGTGAAGGCCGACCTGGTGCTGGCCAACGACCCGGACGCGGACCGGCTCGCCGTCATGGCGCGCGACGCGGATGGCGCGCTGCGCATGCTCACCGGCAACGAGGTGGGCGTGCTGCTGGGGCACTTCCTGCTCACGCAGGGGACGAAGCGCGCGCGCCCGCACGTCGTCACCACCATCGTCTCCTCGACGCAGCTGGGCGCCATCGCCCGCGCGCTCGGCGCCGCGTACGACGAGGTGCTCACCGGCTTCAAGTGGATCGCCAACCGCGCGCTGGAGCGCGAGCGCGCCGAGGGCACCCAGTTCGTCTTCGGCTACGAGGAGGCGCTCGGCTACACCGCCGGCACCGTGACGCGCGACAAGGACGGAGTGGGCGCCGCGCTCGTCATGGCGGACCTGGCGGCGTGGTGCGAGTCGCGCAAGACGACGGTGCTCGGCTACCTGGAGGAGATCCAGCGCCAGCACGGCCTCTACGTCGGGGCGCAGCGCAACGTCACGCTGCCGGGCGCCGCGGGCGCGCAGCTCATCCGCGGTATCATGGACGCCTTCCGCGCGTCGCCGCCCACGCACGTCGGCGGCGACGCGGTGCGCGCCGTGCTCGACTACAAGCGCGGCGTCAACGGGCTGCCGCCCTCCAACGTGCTGGCGTTGGAGATGGAGGGCGGAGGTCGGGTCACGCTCCGGCCCTCGGGCACGGAGCCGAAGATCAAATACTACTTCGAGCACAAGGAGACGCCCGCCGCGGGCGAGCCGCTGGCCCAGGCCCGCGTGCGCGCCGAGGCGCGGCTCACCGCCTTCATCGACGCGTTCCTCGCGCTCGCCCGCGAGCGGGGACAGCCGTAGCCATCCTCCACCCACCGGCCGCGTGCGCCCCCCGCGCGCGGCCCTCATCGAAAGGTCAGCGTGTGAAGCGCCTCGTCCCTGGATTCCTCCTCGCCTGCCTCCTGACCCTCCCTGGCGCCGCCCTGGCGCGCGGGCAGGGCTGGTCGGTCCTCTCCGCCGACTCGCTGGGGCGGAACAACACCGCGTTCTCCGGTCAGATTGGCTGGCCGGGCCTGACGCTCGGCGTGCTGCACGGCGCGTCGGAGCAGTTCGACATCGGCGGCAAGTTCAACTTCAACTGGGGCCGCGAGGGCTGGGTTCGCGACACCACCGCGGGCATCAAGCTGCAGGCGTGGATGCGCTACACGCTGGCGCAGTCCGGCAAGGTGTCCTTCGCGGTCACCTTCCAGCCTGGCCCGCTGTTCTACTTCCACGACGACGACACGGACGTGGGCCTCGCCCTGCCGGTGGGCTTCGTCGTTGGCATCCCCGCCAGCAGCGCGCTGATGCTGAACGTGGGCCTGGACATCCCCTTCCACGTCTACTTCGGCGAGAACATCGGCCCCGTCATCCCCATCCTCGTGGGCGGTGGCATGGAGTACTTCATCGACAACCGGCTGGCGGCCACCTTCAACCTGCGCATGGGCCCCGCGCTCATCCCGGACTTCGACGACAGCGAGTTCACGCTGGAGGCGCTGTTCGGCATCGCCTACCGCTTCTGAGTCACGCGCGAGCGCGGGGCTACACCGTGGCCCCGCGCAGCGTCAGCTCCTCCTTGAACGCACGGATGACGTCGTGCTCGGAGGGCAGCTCGCCGGAGCGGCGCTCCATGAGCCTGGCGAGCACGGCGACGTAGGTCTCCCCGAACAACGTGGTGAGGGCCGTGGCGGTGGAGGCGGCGATGAGCGCGCCCACCACCGAGCCCGCGCCGGGGAGGACCTTGAGCAGCCCGGACACGATGGCCTGGCCGGTGAACGTGGCCCCCAGGCCCGTGACGACCGAACCCACCAGCGTGGAGAGGAAGGCCTCCGTGAGGGGCAGGCCGAACACGCTGCTAATCCCCGCCAGCATCCCGACCTGCGTGGGGACGAGCAGGGCGGCGTCGGCGAAAGGGATGGGGGTGGCTCCGATGACGGCCGCGGTGGCGGCGGCGCTGGCGACGATGCCGTGGGCCCGCCTGCGCTTCTGGTCGATGCTCACCCGCTGCGCGGCGGCGAAGGCGTTGCGCTGGGCCTCGGGCACCAGCTCCATGGTGAGCTCCACCAGTTCGACGAGGCCCCGGGGGTGGAGCGTGTGCCCCTCGTCGTCCGTCTCGTGGAGGGCGCGCACGCGCATGACGTTGCGGGCCATGGGCAACAGCCGCTCCACCTCCGCGCGGAAGCCCTGGTCGCTGCGCGCCTTGGTGACGACGGCCACCACCGGCATGTGCCGCGCGAGCATCCGCGCGACCTCCAGGTCCCCGGCCTCGACGCGGCGCGAGTCCTCGCCGATGCACAGCCACGCGCAGTGCAGATGCCGCGTCGCGTCCGCGTCCCGGGCGCGCGTGGCCACCAGGTCCTCCAGCAGCGTCAGCGTCTCCTCGAAGGCGCCCAGCTCCATGCCCCGCGTGTCCAGGATGCTCACGGGGATGCCGTCCTTCGTGTACTCGCGCGCCTCACGCGTCACCGGGCGGCCCTGGCCCGTGTCGGCGATGCGCCCGTGGAAGACGGCGTTGACGAGCGTGCTCTTGCCCACCCCGCTGCGGCCCGCGATGACGATGTTGACCTGGCCGCGCTTGCGGAAGGCTTCTTCGACCTGCTTGCGAATCTCTTCTGCCAGATGGAGGTCCATGGTGCCTCGTCGTCCTCCCGGGGGAGAGGACCTTCGCCCCGACACGCGGGGCATGCGCCTCTCCGAAGCGTAGCGGAAGGGCGTCTCCGGGCCATGTGACAGGGACGAGACAGCGCCCCGTCCTCCGGGTCGCCGCCACCTGGGCGGCCGGGCCGCCGGCCGTCCCTCCGCTCGCTCGCCGGCGACGCTCGTGCATCGCCATCCCGGTGCGGGGCCCTGCTTGCGTGGCGCGTGTCCACTGCTGCCCACCGAGGCCGTGCACCGGGTCGCCTTGCCCGGGGGGCGGCGCGCCGCCACGTTGCCTCCTCCTCGGGGGAGAGCGGCGGATGGTGGTGTTCCTCATCGACGGACAAGCGTCACCGGCGCGGGTGGTGCGACACGCGGCGACGTCTCGACGGCTGCGGCTCGCGGTGCCGGGGCTCCTGGGCGACCGCTACCTCGGCCGGCGCCTGGAGCGCACGGTGCACGGCTGGCCGGGCATCGAGGAGGCGAGGGCGGAGCCTCGCAGCGGTCGGATGCTGGTGCGCTATGGCCCCGACGCGCCCCTGTTGGCGCGCCTGCGGGAGGAGCCCGACGAGGCGCCCCCGGACACGCCACCCGCCCCGGCGCGGTCGGCGCCGCGCCGCGCGCCGGCTGTCGCACCCGCTCGCGACGAGGAGCCCTGGCACGCGCTCGCGGTGGACGAGGTGCTGCGCCAGTGCGGGACGAACCCTCATGGGCTGTCGCGCGGAGAGGCCGCGGCGCGCCTGTCGCGCCACGGGCCCAACGTCGTCGATGGGGCCCCGCCGCGCTCGCGTTGGTCCCTGCTGCGCGCGCAGGTCGCCACCGTGCCCATGGGACTGCTGATGGGGTCGGCCGCCGCGTCGGCCCTGGCCGGGGACGTGCTGGAGTCCACTGCCATCCTCGCGGTGGTGGGCCTCAATGCGGGCATCGGCTACCGCATCGAACGACGCAACGAGGCGCTCCTGGCGTCGTGGCAGAAGCTGGAGGCGGGCCAGGCCCAGGTGCTGCGCGACGGCGTCCTCCAGGCGGTCCCCGCCTCGGACCTCGTGGTGGGCGACGTGCTGCTGGTGCGCGCCGGTGACGTGCTGCCCGCGGATGCTCGCGTGCTGGAGGCGCACCGGCTGCAAGTGGACGAGGCCCCGCTCACCGGGGAGAGCGAACCCCAGCCGAAGGGACCGGAGCCGGTGGCGCACGACGCGCCGCTGGCGGAGCGCCACGGCATGCTCCACGCCGGCACGATGGTGGCCTCCGGCCATGGCCGCGCGGTCATCGTGGCGACGGGGAGGGCCATGGCGCTGGCGCGCGTGCGCAAGCTGGTGGAGGAGACGGTCGCGCCGCCCACCCCCATGTCGCGGAAGCTGGACCGGATGGACCACCGCGTGGCGCTCTTCTCCGTCGGGGCCTCGGTGCTGGCCGGCGCGGTGGGGCTGGCGCGAGGGCGCCCGATGGGACATGTGCTGCGCGGCGCGGTGGCGCTGGGCGTGGCGGCCCTGCCGGAGGGGTTGCCCATCGTCGCCACCGCGGCCCTGGTGCGCTCGATGCAACGGCTGCACGCGCGAGGCATGGTGGTGCGCAGGGTGGCCGCGGCCGAGGCGCTGGGGGGCGTCACCGTCATCTGCGCGGACAAGACGGGCACGCTCACCCGCAACGAGATGCGGCTGGAGGTCCTGGACGTGGGGCAGGGGGCCGTGGACCTCGCGTCGCTGCGCGCGAGGCCGGAGGCGGTGCTCGAGGACGCCCCCTCGCTGGCGCTCGCCGCGGCGCTGCTCAACAGCGACGTGGACGTGCACCGCAACGGACACGAGGTCATCATCGCCGGCAGTTCGACCG from Myxococcus stipitatus encodes the following:
- a CDS encoding phospho-sugar mutase, which gives rise to MNDTGLRERAEAWRQADPDPTTQAELAEVLARGDHADLADRFAQDLEFGTAGLRGVLGAGPNRMNRAVVRRTTAGLARYLKQHVPDAATRGVVVGRDARRLSAELAEDTAAVLAAEGIPAHVFPVPVPTPLAAYACLHLNAAAAIMVTASHNPPEYNGYKVYWGNGAQIIPPHDTGIAAAIAQVEAANRVPLLTVEAARAKGLWRDIPDALGDDYVRAILGLRVHKKGSDTLSIVYTAMHGVGGVWAERALREAGFPRFTPVAEQQQPDGRFPTVRFPNPEEPGAMDLSTATAERVKADLVLANDPDADRLAVMARDADGALRMLTGNEVGVLLGHFLLTQGTKRARPHVVTTIVSSTQLGAIARALGAAYDEVLTGFKWIANRALERERAEGTQFVFGYEEALGYTAGTVTRDKDGVGAALVMADLAAWCESRKTTVLGYLEEIQRQHGLYVGAQRNVTLPGAAGAQLIRGIMDAFRASPPTHVGGDAVRAVLDYKRGVNGLPPSNVLALEMEGGGRVTLRPSGTEPKIKYYFEHKETPAAGEPLAQARVRAEARLTAFIDAFLALARERGQP
- the deoC gene encoding deoxyribose-phosphate aldolase, encoding MSDSRDLSRFVEEIAARLRRHMSEWMAGSDAPPAEAVAAVEPGAWPSTGPVEMESLRSVADVAPYIDHTLLKPEARTEDVVKVAEEARRYGFATVCVNSSHVATAAKVLEGAKTVPIAVVGFPLGVALPSAKAFEAREAIRAGAREIDMVIHVGALKAREFARVHQDIVAVVEASRPWPVKVILETSLLTDEEKVFACLLSKSAGAAFVKTSTGFGTGGATVEDVALMRLTVGEDVGVKASGGIRSADDAMKMLRAGANRLGASASVAIVTGQVSSAKY
- a CDS encoding cation-translocating P-type ATPase; the encoded protein is MVVFLIDGQASPARVVRHAATSRRLRLAVPGLLGDRYLGRRLERTVHGWPGIEEARAEPRSGRMLVRYGPDAPLLARLREEPDEAPPDTPPAPARSAPRRAPAVAPARDEEPWHALAVDEVLRQCGTNPHGLSRGEAAARLSRHGPNVVDGAPPRSRWSLLRAQVATVPMGLLMGSAAASALAGDVLESTAILAVVGLNAGIGYRIERRNEALLASWQKLEAGQAQVLRDGVLQAVPASDLVVGDVLLVRAGDVLPADARVLEAHRLQVDEAPLTGESEPQPKGPEPVAHDAPLAERHGMLHAGTMVASGHGRAVIVATGRAMALARVRKLVEETVAPPTPMSRKLDRMDHRVALFSVGASVLAGAVGLARGRPMGHVLRGAVALGVAALPEGLPIVATAALVRSMQRLHARGMVVRRVAAAEALGGVTVICADKTGTLTRNEMRLEVLDVGQGAVDLASLRARPEAVLEDAPSLALAAALLNSDVDVHRNGHEVIIAGSSTERALVSAAHASGLDGAALRQAFPRRRLLERTEGIHYVVSLHDAPGGGVAFIKGAPEQVIRLCSRDANGPLDAAARERLLLRNQSLARDGLRVLALGWRRVDLSRGEARDADYTFIGFMGLRDPLREGAADTLRQARVAGIRTIILTGDQRHTAEAVARQVGLRGETLVAKEVTARLSSPGGAEGDWLERVSVLARVTPEDKMALVRALRARGEVVAMAGDGINDAPALKAADVGVAVGARSSDMARQMADVVMAGEDLRGIIHAVGEGRIVQDNLRRSIRFLFATNLSEMTLVVGASLVGAREPLLPLQLLWLNLLTDTLPGLALALEPGDPDILDRPPSPPDAPLLSRDMGRQVVRDGLLMAGLGAAGLVLGGPPLAFGMLTAAQLGYAPACRAPRHGRGGDVPGDGRFNLLVGSAVAMQGLALVVPPLRVMLGLPAPSWGTFAAMATGLVLPRAIVGLYRQGRARFSHPVTSEVSP
- a CDS encoding YcjF family protein; the protein is MDLHLAEEIRKQVEEAFRKRGQVNIVIAGRSGVGKSTLVNAVFHGRIADTGQGRPVTREAREYTKDGIPVSILDTRGMELGAFEETLTLLEDLVATRARDADATRHLHCAWLCIGEDSRRVEAGDLEVARMLARHMPVVAVVTKARSDQGFRAEVERLLPMARNVMRVRALHETDDEGHTLHPRGLVELVELTMELVPEAQRNAFAAAQRVSIDQKRRRAHGIVASAAATAAVIGATPIPFADAALLVPTQVGMLAGISSVFGLPLTEAFLSTLVGSVVTGLGATFTGQAIVSGLLKVLPGAGSVVGALIAASTATALTTLFGETYVAVLARLMERRSGELPSEHDVIRAFKEELTLRGATV
- a CDS encoding TraR/DksA family transcriptional regulator, which gives rise to MNAKQREEFKKLLLALHAELTEKAPAKIEPNRTDDARIGGDEDEQPLNEMMQAIASNRNRNSDGVLARVIKALGKLRDDPDAYGECEECGDEIPLGRLRAMPYAELCVTCQGGKDNPKGRHTRRKLTDYT